From Arachis stenosperma cultivar V10309 chromosome 2, arast.V10309.gnm1.PFL2, whole genome shotgun sequence, one genomic window encodes:
- the LOC130962477 gene encoding uncharacterized protein LOC130962477: MTSHALHLQQVFQILMENRLVLNEKKCTFAMSSVEYSSHIVSAQGVSADPNKTTAMLEWSVPTDQRALRGFLGIIGYYRRFVQGYGMIAKPLMELTKRNAFEWNDKAQEAFERLKRLMADPPTLAIPDFNQDLLSQQGRPIAFLSQALSPRARQKSAYERELIAIVFVVQKWRHYLLGRHFIVLTDQRSLKFLTDQRLMDPAYLKWTTKLLGLDFEVRYRPGLENKAVDALSQQMMVRTISVVHMNLWEMVEEEMAHDQELQKIVAALQQGLTIQEAGGSDSLARHEATGQGLCCGLPHLLVKQACGDEISRAVAAPTSPEEGLGTHYDGFYGGIAKIQGMDTILVVINWLTKYAHFIPLAHPFSAKEVALTFIKEVVKLHGFPKSIISYKNRVFTTQTTPFQALYGVPAPVLFRGETFPSHVDKVAALTAAKDAVLAELKTHLVQAQQRMKQAADRHRRDVEFKPGEWVYLKMQPYRMQTLARRVNEKLSPRYYGLFEMVERIGAVAYMLAMPQGCRLHSVFHVSKLKKAIPPQQQVQTLPPGLVEDGELVMHPSQIVASRTAKDRALEYLVRWVGLSPCEDSWERAATLRATFPEFHLKDEVVVQGESIDKKATTNRFGLLQKERE; encoded by the exons ATGACGAGCCATGCCCTTCACCTCCAACAAGTTTTCCAGATTTTAATGGAGAACCGGCTGGTGCTGAATGAGAAGAAATGCACATTCGCAATGAGCTCGGTGGAATACTCGAGTCACATTGTCTCGGCACAAGGGGTCTCGGCGGATCCTAACAAAACCACAGCGATGCTAGAGTGGTCGGTGCCTACAGACCAGCGGGCGTTAAGGGGATTCTTGGGCATTATCGGCTATTATAGGCGTTTTGTGCAAGGCTATGGGATGATCGCCAAGCCATTGATGGAGTTAACAAAGCGAAATGCGTTTGAATGGAATGACAAGGCCCAAGAAGCTTTCGAGAGATTGAAGAGACTGATGGCAGACCCACCGACTCTAGCAATCCCGGATTTCAATCAAGACT TGTTATCCCAGCAAGGCAGACCAATAGCATTCCTAAGCCAAGCACTATCTCCAAGGGCCCGGCAAAAATCTGCATATGAGAGGGAGTTGATTGCCATTGTCTTCGTTGTCCAAAAGTGGCGGCATTACTTGTTGGGTCGCCATTTTATTGTTCTCACAGATCAGCGAAGTCTGAAGTTCCTCACGGACCAGCGACTCATGGACCCAGCTTACTTGAAGTGGACCACTAAATTGTTAGGCTTGGATTTTGAGGTCCGATACCGGCCAGGCCTTGAGAATAAGGCAGTAGATGCGTTGTCACAACAAATGATGGTAAGGACAATCTCGGTAGTGCACATGAACCTCTGGGAAATGGTGGAAGAGGAGATGGCTCACGACCAAGAGCTACAAAAGATCGTGGCCGCCCTACAGCAGGGGCTGACTATCCAGG AGGCTGGTGGTAGCGATTCATTGGCGCGGCATGAGGCAACGGGTCAGGGATTATGTTGCGGGCTGCCACACTTGCTAGTAAAACAAGCATGCGGCGATGAAATCAGCAGGGCTGTTGCAGCCCCTACCAGTCCCGAAGAGGGTCTGGGAACACATTACGATGGATTTTATGGTGGCATTGCCAAAATCCAAGGCATGGACACTATCCTGGTAGTGATCAATTGGTTAACTAAGTATGCTCACTTCATCCCCTTAGCTCATCCATTTTCAGCCAAGGAGGTGGCACTAACCTTTATTAAGGAGGTGGTTAAACTACACGGGTTTCCCAAGTCAATCATATCATATAAGAATAGGGTGTTCACGA CACAAACAACTCCATTTCAAGCACTTTATGGTGTGCCAGCACCTGTTCTTTTCCGTGGAGAGACGTTTCCATCGCATGTTGATAAGGTGGCAGCATTGACTGCAGCCAAGGATGCAGTGTTGGCAGAGCTGAAGACGCACTTGGTGCAGGCTCAGCAACGGATGAAACAAGCAGCAGATAGGCATCGAAGGGATGTCGAGTTCAAACCGGGTGAGTGGGTTTATTTGAAAATGCAACCTTATCGGATGCAGACACTAGCGCGGAGGGTCAATGAAAAGCTAAGCCCTCGTTACTATGGACTGTTTGAGATGGTTGAGAGGATAGGGGCAGTGGCATACATGTTAGCCATGCCTCAAGGGTGCAGGCTCCACTCGGTCTTCCACGTTAGCAAGTTGAAAAAGGCCATTCCGCCACAGCAGCAGGTACAGACGCTTCCACCGGGGCTAGTTGAGGATGGCGAGTTGGTGATGCATCCATCTCAGATCGTGGCATCACGAACCGCAAAGGACAGGGCTTTGGAGTATTTGGTGCGCTGGGTGGGCCTCTCTCCTTGTGAGGACAGCTGGGAGCGAGCGGCGACATTGCGGGCCACCTTTCCGGAGTTCCACCTTAAGGACGAGGTGGTTGTCCAAGGGGAGAGTATTGATAAAAAGGCTACTACTAACAGATTTGGGTTGTTACAAAAGGAAAG GGAGTAA
- the LOC130962476 gene encoding uncharacterized protein LOC130962476, producing MVHHPPNSHPELPPPPPPPPPPPPVPPRPFAASFSLRWALGNRNRNAKIPRRFQFGRLPLPTTGGVNPVLRLGLSPLNPARRSALLINPEPNSNPNRFAASPPKEKILVEPVEGSENTPEDKGTNNLLLRFCVKKRDLSAPSADPEPEPQAEAKAEVEEAEVLEEGESNPLVKTWNLRPRKVVEKKTAVKGRNGGSLGHDAGRTRSRVRHGSSSRGKNGGLKELKENGGRRKEEEEGVVLKTAMLSLTLTKEEIEEDFLKVTAAKPPKKPNKRPRAVQKQLDAVFPGLWLTSVSVTPDLYQVPDPPLKVFTFIYLFTSLTVCLDDEEMNMNVKRKKKKILVLLTDHLGQYVSKG from the exons ATGGTGCATCACCCACCCAACTCTCACCCCGAGCTACCaccgccgccgccgccgccgccgccaCCACCACCTGTACCACCGAGGCCCTTTGCCGCCTCCTTCTCTTTAAGGTGGGCGCTCGGAAACCGCAACCGCAACGCCAAAATCCCCAGGCGGTTCCAATTCGGAAGGCTGCCACTCCCTACAACCGGAGGTGTCAACCCGGTTCTCCGACTCGGGTTGTCGCCTCTGAACCCGGCTCGACGTAGCGCTCTCCTTATCAACCCTGAACCCAACTCTAACCCGAACCGGTTCGCTGCTTCTCCTCCAAAGGAGAAAATTTTGGTTGAACCGGTTGAGGGTTCGGAGAATACACCTGAGGATAAGGGCACAAACAACCTCTTGCTCCGGTTTTGTGTGAAAAAGAGGGACCTTTCTGCTCCCAgtgctgatcctgaacctgaaccCCAGGCTGAGGCTAAGGCTGAGGTTGAGgaggctgaggttttggaggAAGGAGAAAGTAACCCTTTGGTGAAGACATGGAATTTAAGGCCGAGGAAGGTTGTGGAGAAGAAAACTGCAGTGAAGGGTAGGAATGGTGGCTCGTTGGGCCATGATGCTGGCAGAACGAGAAGCAGGGTGCGGCATGGTTCATCAAGTCGGGGTAAGAATGGGGGGCTTAAGGAGCTTAAGGAGAATGGTGGTAGGaggaaggaggaggaagagggGGTGGTGTTGAAGACGGCAATGCTCTCATTGACACTGACAAAAGAGGAGATTGAGGAGGATTTTCTCAAGGTCACTGCTGCCAAACCCCCCAAGAAGCCCAACAAGAGACCTAGGGCTGTTCAGAAGCAGCTTGAT GCAGTTTTTCCTGGCCTTTGGTTGACAAGTGTGAGTGTGACCCCTGATTTATACCAAGTTCCTGACCCACCTCTTAAGGTTTTCACCTTCATATATCTTTTTACTTCTCTGACTGTTTGCCTAGATGATGAAGAAATGAATATGAacgtgaaaaggaagaagaaaaagatccTTGTGCTTTTAACTGATCATCTGGGGCAATACGTATCTAAA GGTTAG